From a region of the Castor canadensis chromosome 7, mCasCan1.hap1v2, whole genome shotgun sequence genome:
- the Adra2a gene encoding alpha-2A adrenergic receptor: protein MFRQEQPLAEGSFAPMGSLQPDSGNASWNGTGTPGGGARPTPYSLQVTLTLVCLAGLLMLLTVFGNVLVIIAVFTSRALKAPQNLFLVSLASADILVATLVIPFSLANEVMGYWYFGKAWCEIYLALDVLFCTSSIVHLCAISLDRYWSITQAIEYNLKRTPRRIKAIIFTVWVISAVISFPPLISIEKKSGGDGQQSTEPRCKINDQKWYVISSCIGSFFAPCLIMILVYVRIYQIAKRRTRVPPSRRGPDAAAVPPGGAERRPNGLGPERGARPAGPEAEPLPTQLNGAPGEPAPAGPRDADALDLEESSSSEHAERPPGPRRSERGPRAKGKTRASQVKPGDSLPRRGPGATGPGASGSGPGEERGGGAKASRWRGRQNREKRFTFVLAVVIGVFVVCWFPFFFTYTLTAVGCPVPRTLFNFFFWFGYCNSSLNPVIYTIFNHDFRRAFKKILCRGDRKRIV, encoded by the coding sequence ATGTTCCGCCAGGAGCAGCCGCTGGCCGAGGGCAGCTTTGCGCCCATGGGCTCCCTGCAGCCGGATTCCGGCAACGCGAGCTGGAATGGGACGGGGACCCCAGGGGGCGGTGCCCGGCCCACCCCTTACTCCCTGCAGGTGACGCTGACGCTGGTGTGCCTGGCTGGCCTGCTCATGCTGCTCACGGTGTTTGGGAACGTGCTTGTCATCATCGCCGTGTTCACCAGCCGTGCGCTCAAGGCGCCCCAAAATCTTTTCCTGGTGTCTCTGGCTTCGGCGGACATCCTAGTGGCCACACTTGTCATTCCTTTCTCGCTGGCCAACGAGGTCATGGGCTACTGGTACTTTGGGAAGGCGTGGTGCGAGATCTACCTGGCGCTCGACGTACTTTTCTGCACGTCGTCCATCGTGCACCTGTGCGCCATCAGCCTGGACCGCTACTGGTCCATCACGCAGGCCATCGAATACAACCTGAAACGCACGCCGCGCCGCATCAAGGCCATCATCTTCACGGTGTGGGTCATCTCGGCCGTCATCTCCTTCCCGCCGCTCATCTCCATCGAGAAGAAGAGCGGCGGAGACGGGCAGCAGTCGACCGAGCCGCGCTGCAAGATCAACGACCAGAAGTGGTACGTCATTTCGTCGTGCATTGGCTCCTTCTTCGCGCCCTGTCTCATCATGATCCTGGTCTACGTGCGTATCTACCAGATCGCCAAGCGCCGCACCCGCGTGCCGCCCAGCCGCCGGGGTCCCGACGCCGCCGCCGTGCCGCCGGGGGGCGCAGAGCGCAGGCCCAACGGCCTGGGCCCGGAGCGTGGCGCTCGTCCCGCTGGCCCCGAGGCAGAGCCGCTGCCCACCCAGCTCAACGGCGCCCCCGGGGAGCCCGCGCCGGCAGGGCCGCGCGACGCTGACGCGCTGGACCTGGAGGAGAGCTCGTCGTCCGAGCACGCCGAGCGACCCCCGGGACCCCGCAGATCCGAGCGCGGCCCCCGGGCCAAGGGCAAGACTCGGGCGAGCCAGGTGAAGCCTGGGGACAGCCTGCCGCGGCGCGGGCCGGGGGCGACCGGGCCTGGGGCTTCAGGGTCCGGGCCCGGGGAGGAGCGCGGTGGGGGCGCCAAGGCGTCGCGCTGGCGCGGGCGGCAAAACCGCGAGAAGCGCTTCACGTTCGTGCTGGCCGTGGTGATCGGCGTGTTCGTGGTGTGCTGGTTCCCCTTCTTCTTCACCTACACACTCACTGCCGTCGGCTGCCCCGTGCCGCGCACGCTCTTCAACTTCTTCTTCTGGTTCGGCTACTGCAACAGCTCGCTGAATCCGGTCATCTACACCATCTTCAACCACGACTTCCGCCGCGCCTTCAAGAAGATCCTCTGCCGGGGGGACAGAAAGAGGATCGTGTGA